The genomic segment agcCATCATAGACGAGAAAGTAAAGGTCGAATTAGCTTGATTCCAATCCAGTTACCTTCTCATTTGCACTTGACAAATGTATCCTAAGTTCAAACCGAAATCATAAAAGAAATTGTCTCCAAACCCATTTgcttaataaaagaaatgtatCCCAAGTTCAAACTGAAATCATAAACCGAAATCAATGGGCATAATATTACTTCAACTGGTTCTAAAGCATTTGCAATTTCCTAAATCCGTTTAACTTACCCTGAGGGACTATAAAGCGAGGGAGNAAATGTATCCCAAGTTCAAACTGAAATCATAAACCGAAATCAATGGGCATAATATTACTTCAACTGGTTCTAAAGCATTTGCAATTTCCTAAATCCGTTTAACTTACCCTGAGGGACTATAAAGCGAGGGAGGGTGTAGAATTGgttagaaaagaaaggaaaggtcCATTCCAAGTTTTCAGGGCATATGAAGTTAGTAGGTACTAACCGAGCtagagaaagaagggaaagttGGCATTTTTAGTTAGGAATTTGGTCAGCTGACGCTCTAGAAACTGCAGGCCTCTGAAAAGCTTGATTTTTGTGTTTATGATGGCCACCCTAATTCCTTTACTAGGGACTATTagcataatttattttgaaaagataaaaacttttaaatactTGACCATGCACCGCCATGAAGGATGACTAATACGATTATAATAAACAACCCAGGTTCTCGCAAacaaaaagtttatgaatcTTAAATAAGAAAGCAAAGCTACTTTTGTTATACAAAAGATGATATAAAAAGTCAAGAATCTTACTTTTCCATACGACATTCAAGGTATTTTTTCGATAAGTGCCTGCATTTTTCGGATTGGTGACCAGAGGTTTTAAGACAATTGAGgtattctttcttctcctgcAATAAAGCTCATGCAtcatgaaacaagaaaagaacacaaagattccttgaaaaaatattccaaaaagGAAATACTTGGTCGCAGAGGTGCATATGATCCAAAGGGaagactcctttctctggggGTACGGGTCTCAATCCTCTATTCCCTCCAAATGAACCACCTG from the Cucurbita pepo subsp. pepo cultivar mu-cu-16 unplaced genomic scaffold, ASM280686v2 Cp4.1_scaffold002267, whole genome shotgun sequence genome contains:
- the LOC111786651 gene encoding cytochrome c oxidase assembly protein COX19-like, which gives rise to MSAGGSFGGNRGLRPVPPEKGVFPLDHMHLCDQEKKEYLNCLKTSGHQSEKCRHLSKKYLECRMEKNLMAKQDMTELGFGTSSQASLSGDKL